The Urbifossiella limnaea genome has a window encoding:
- a CDS encoding precorrin-2 dehydrogenase/sirohydrochlorin ferrochelatase family protein has translation MFPVTLDLAGRTVVVVGYGAVGRRKAATAAAAGAHVVVVDPAVSSVTGVPGLAIRCENYAPHQLSGAALVFACATPEVNARVVADGRTRGIWVNSATNPTDGDFTLPAVHAAGRLTLAVATGGASPALARRVRDQLADQFDATFEAWVELLNEVRGQVFVTVSDPARRRVLLDGFADWPWLDRLRSEGAEAVRAAMIEVVRGG, from the coding sequence ATGTTCCCGGTGACGCTTGACCTGGCTGGCCGGACGGTGGTCGTCGTCGGATACGGGGCCGTTGGCCGGCGTAAGGCGGCGACCGCGGCGGCGGCGGGGGCGCACGTCGTCGTCGTGGATCCCGCCGTCAGCTCGGTCACGGGAGTACCCGGCCTCGCAATACGGTGTGAGAATTATGCTCCGCACCAGCTCAGCGGTGCGGCGCTGGTGTTCGCCTGCGCAACTCCCGAGGTCAACGCCCGGGTCGTCGCCGACGGTCGAACCCGCGGCATCTGGGTGAACTCCGCCACAAACCCGACCGACGGCGACTTCACGCTCCCCGCCGTCCACGCGGCCGGTCGGCTGACGCTCGCCGTCGCCACCGGCGGCGCCTCACCCGCACTCGCCCGGCGCGTCCGCGACCAACTCGCCGATCAGTTCGACGCCACTTTTGAGGCGTGGGTTGAACTCCTCAACGAGGTCCGTGGCCAGGTGTTTGTGACGGTCAGCGACCCGGCCCGGCGTCGCGTTCTGCTCGACGGCTTCGCCGACTGGCCGTGGCTCGATCGACTTCGCTCCGAGGGCGCCGAGGCGGTCCGGGCCGCGATGATAGAGGTAGTGCGGGGCGGATGA
- a CDS encoding zinc-dependent metalloprotease, whose translation MTARLLFAAVVAAMTALLPAAYSQEKKGGPPTDGPPKGKTPFTPPKSGDLKKYDEVVTKETKTQAGVFAVHQIGEKVMFEIPQDAFGKLMLWQAEVAKGPGGSSWGGAGLGDEVLKWERRGNKVYLWKVGFKKRATGKAVQAAVEASSTDSIIAMFNVEAEGKDRSAVITVTNLFLSGLADLSLSRAGGGGSGIDELRSYISDVKAFPMNIEARSLLTFRGGGGGGLGSPLGGGGGGKSTTALVHQSLVMLPETPMMGRYFDPRVGYFTESFTDYSHPRGWAEGREFITRYRLEKKDPAAEVSEPVKPITFYLSREVPEQWRPYLKKGVEDWKPVFEKAGFKNAIVCKDAPTPAEDPNWDPEDARHSVIRWVAEPVANAMGPHVHDPRSGEIISSHIVFWHDIAKLTQMWYFVQCSGVDAKARQLPLPQDLTGELIRYVAAHEVGHTLGLRHNHRASQAYSIAQLRDPAFTAKNGSVASIMSYGRYNYVAQPEDGVKSLIPVMAPYDFFAINWGYRPIPEASSPEAERAKLDEWAAKQIEDPFLRFGGEDGPSQVDPTVLTENIGSDPIGATAMGLKNLDRVMDHLVKATTTKGEDYKLLEDTYKEVLGHRSRWLSAVAKQVGGVVENRTLAGRGDITFVRVPADKQAAAVKFLLDNAFTTPTKIIDPKVVNQFRYTGVASDVASQQRALLGSLLASTRLARLFDAELQDGDKAYTASRLVNELQDGIFSELKAADPKIDPLRRQLQRGYIEVLKKEFVDAPAAGPATTGPAPKLPLIGDTAPRASELRAVGRVALRRLETQLAAAAPKAKDASTAAHLEDALAEVRDILKGKQ comes from the coding sequence ATGACTGCGCGGCTCCTGTTCGCGGCGGTCGTGGCGGCGATGACGGCATTGCTCCCGGCGGCTTACTCGCAAGAGAAAAAGGGTGGCCCCCCCACCGACGGGCCGCCGAAGGGCAAGACGCCGTTCACCCCGCCCAAGTCCGGCGACCTCAAGAAGTACGACGAGGTCGTCACCAAGGAAACGAAGACGCAGGCGGGCGTTTTCGCCGTCCACCAGATCGGCGAGAAGGTGATGTTTGAGATCCCACAGGACGCCTTCGGCAAGCTGATGCTCTGGCAGGCCGAGGTGGCCAAAGGTCCGGGCGGCAGCAGCTGGGGCGGCGCCGGCCTCGGCGACGAGGTGCTGAAGTGGGAGCGCCGCGGCAACAAGGTCTACCTCTGGAAGGTCGGCTTTAAAAAGCGGGCCACCGGCAAGGCCGTCCAGGCCGCCGTCGAGGCCAGCAGCACCGACAGCATCATCGCCATGTTCAACGTCGAGGCCGAGGGGAAGGACCGGTCGGCCGTCATCACGGTCACGAACCTCTTCCTCAGCGGCCTGGCTGACCTTTCGCTGTCGCGTGCCGGCGGCGGCGGCAGCGGGATCGACGAACTCCGGTCGTACATCAGTGACGTGAAGGCGTTCCCGATGAATATCGAGGCCCGGTCGCTGCTGACGTTCCGCGGCGGCGGTGGCGGTGGGCTCGGCAGCCCGCTGGGCGGTGGCGGTGGCGGCAAGAGCACCACGGCGCTCGTCCACCAGAGCCTCGTGATGCTGCCGGAGACGCCGATGATGGGGCGCTACTTCGACCCGCGCGTCGGCTACTTCACCGAGTCGTTCACCGACTACTCGCACCCGCGCGGGTGGGCCGAAGGCCGCGAGTTCATCACCCGCTACCGGCTGGAGAAGAAGGACCCCGCGGCCGAGGTCAGCGAGCCGGTCAAGCCGATCACGTTTTACCTCAGCCGAGAAGTGCCGGAGCAGTGGCGGCCGTACCTGAAGAAGGGCGTCGAGGACTGGAAGCCGGTGTTCGAGAAGGCCGGGTTCAAGAATGCCATCGTCTGCAAGGACGCCCCGACCCCGGCCGAGGACCCGAACTGGGACCCCGAGGACGCCCGGCACTCCGTCATCCGGTGGGTGGCTGAGCCGGTCGCCAACGCGATGGGGCCGCACGTCCACGACCCGCGGAGCGGCGAGATCATCTCGTCGCACATCGTCTTCTGGCACGACATCGCCAAGCTCACGCAGATGTGGTACTTCGTGCAGTGCAGCGGGGTGGACGCGAAGGCCCGCCAGCTGCCGCTGCCGCAAGACCTGACCGGCGAGCTGATCCGGTACGTCGCCGCGCACGAGGTCGGGCACACGCTCGGGCTGCGGCACAACCACCGGGCGAGCCAGGCGTACAGCATCGCGCAGCTGCGCGACCCGGCGTTCACCGCGAAGAACGGCAGCGTGGCGTCGATCATGTCCTACGGCCGCTACAACTACGTGGCCCAGCCCGAGGACGGCGTCAAGTCGCTGATCCCGGTGATGGCGCCGTACGACTTCTTCGCCATCAACTGGGGCTACCGGCCGATCCCCGAGGCGTCGTCGCCCGAGGCCGAGCGGGCCAAGCTCGACGAGTGGGCCGCGAAGCAGATCGAAGACCCGTTCCTCCGCTTTGGCGGCGAAGACGGCCCGAGCCAGGTGGACCCCACGGTGCTGACCGAGAACATCGGCAGCGACCCGATCGGGGCCACGGCGATGGGGCTGAAGAACCTCGACCGGGTGATGGACCACCTCGTGAAGGCGACCACCACGAAGGGCGAGGACTACAAGCTACTGGAGGATACGTACAAGGAAGTGCTCGGGCACCGCAGCCGGTGGCTGAGCGCCGTCGCCAAGCAGGTCGGCGGCGTGGTCGAGAACCGCACGCTGGCCGGCCGCGGCGACATCACGTTCGTCCGCGTCCCGGCCGACAAGCAGGCCGCGGCGGTGAAATTCCTGCTCGACAACGCCTTCACCACGCCGACGAAGATCATCGACCCGAAGGTGGTGAACCAGTTCCGCTACACGGGCGTGGCCTCGGACGTGGCCTCCCAGCAGCGGGCGCTGCTGGGATCGCTGCTGGCCTCGACCCGCTTGGCCCGGCTGTTCGACGCCGAACTCCAGGACGGGGACAAGGCGTACACCGCGAGCCGGCTGGTGAACGAGTTGCAGGACGGCATCTTCAGCGAGCTGAAGGCGGCCGACCCGAAGATCGACCCGCTCCGACGGCAGCTGCAGCGGGGGTACATCGAAGTGCTGAAGAAGGAGTTCGTGGACGCCCCGGCTGCCGGCCCAGCGACGACGGGACCGGCCCCGAAGTTGCCGCTGATCGGCGACACTGCGCCCCGGGCGAGCGAGTTGCGGGCTGTGGGTCGGGTCGCTCTCCGGCGGCTGGAGACGCAGCTGGCCGCGGCCGCGCCAAAAGCGAAGGACGCCTCGACGGCCGCCCACCTTGAGGACGCGCTGGCCGAGGTCCGCGACATCCTGAAGGGCAAACAGTAA